GTGGTCAGCTTCGCCGTGGCGTACGCGTCGGTGACCTGGTTGCTGAGGTTCGTCGCCCGGCACACGTACACGGTGTTCATCGTCTACCGGGTCGTGCTCGGCGTGGTCGTCCTCGCGCTGGTCGCGACGAACACGATCCCGGCCGTGTAGCGGGCCGTTCAGCGCCGTTTCAGCATCCGCGCGGGACAATGGCGGACGTGCGTGTGCTGGTCGTCGACGATGAGGTGCGGTTCACCCGGACGCTGCGGGCCGGGCTGGAGGCCGCGGGCTTCGCGGTCGACGTGGCCCACGACGGCGTGGACGGGCTGTGGCTGGCGCGGGAGAACACGTACGACGCGATCGTGCTCGACCTGATGCTGCCGAAACTGAACGGCTACCGGGTGTGCGCCACGCTGCGGGCGGAGCGGAACTGGACGCCGATCCTGATGCTGACCGCGAAGGACGGCGAGTGGGATCAGGTCGAGGGTCTGGACACCGGCGCGGACGACTACCTGACCAAGCCGTTCTCGTTCCCGGTGCTGGTCGCGCGGCTGCGCGCGGTGACCCGGCGCGGGCCCCGGGAACGACCGGTGCTGATCGAGGCCGGTGACGTGCGGCTCGACCCGGCGGCGCGGCGGGTGTGGCGCGGCGACGCGGAGGTGGAGCTGACCGCGCGGGAGTTCGCGCTGCTCAGTCACTTGGCCCGGCACAAGGGGGACGTGGTGTCCAAGCGGGACATCCTGGACACGGTGTGGGGTTTCGACTTCGACGGCGACCCGAACATCGTCGAGGTCTACGTCCGCCACCTCAGGAACAAGATCGACCGGCCCTTCGGCCGGGAGACGATCCAGACGGTACGTGGTGCGGGCTATCGCCTCGGGACCGACGGTGCCTGACGACCGGCCGGACCGGGCTTCGGCGTCGGAGCGGGCTTCGGCGTCGGCGTCGGAGCGGGTTTCGGCGTCGGCATCAGGGCCGTCGGCATCAGGGCAGGCCTCGGCGGCCGGGCGGGCGTCGGGGCGGGCCTCGGCGTCCGTGAAGGTGCGGGCGACCGCCGGTGCGGTGCTGGTGGTGGCGATCGCGCTGATCGCCGGCGCGGTCGCGCTGGTCGTGATGGTCCGGGAATCGCTGCGCGACGGCCTGGAGGCCCAGGCGGAACAGCAGATCGCCACGCTGGCCACGCAGCTCGGCGCGGCGCGACCCGGGACGCCGGGCCCGGATCCGGCACCGGCACCCGACGGGACCGCGCCGCGGACGGCGGATGAGGACGACGACGAGGAGCCCGAGGACCTCGTATGGCAGGTGATCGACGCGAGCGGCGCCGTGGCCGGCGCGTCCCGGTCGCTGCCCCGGGCGCTGCCGGCCGAGGACACCGCCCGGTTCACGCTGCCCGGCGCCGACCATCCGTACCTGGTGCGCACCGATCGGGCCGGCGGGTGGACGATCGCGGTCGGCGTCTCGCTGGAGGACGTCGACAACGGCACCGAAGCGCTGGTCACGCCGCTGCTGACCGGTATTCCACTGCTCCTGCTGGTCTGCGCGGCCGTCACCTGGATCGTGGTCGCGCGGGCGCTCGCGCCGATCGAACGGATCCGCCGCGAGGCCGAGGAGATCACCGGCGACCGCTTGGACCGCCGCGTGCCCGAGCCCGCGTCCCGCGACGAGGTGCATCGGATGGCCCGCACGATGAACCGCATGCTGGCCCGTCTGCAGGCCTCGCGCGAGCGGCAGCAGCGGTTCGTCGCGGACGCCTCGCACGAGCTGCGGTCGCCGCTGACCAGCATCCGGCAGGCCGCGGAGGTGGCGGACGCGCTGCCGGCCGGCTACCTGGCGGAGACCGTGCTGGAGGAGTCGGCCCGGATGTCCCGGCTGGTCGACCAGCTGCTGGTGCTGACCCGGGCCGGGGAGGGGGCGGTCACCCGTACCCACGCGGATGTCGATCTTGATGATCTGCTCCTGGCCGAGGCCGCGCGCGTGCGCCGGGCCGGGCTCACCGTCGACACCACCGGGGTGGCCGCGGGGCGGGTGCGCGCGGACCGGGTCGCGATGGGCCAGGTGGTCCGGAACCTGGCCGACAACGCGGCCCGGCACGCCACCGCGCGCGTCGCGGTCGCGCTGCGCCGGACCGCGGACGGCGTCGAGCTGACGGTCGACGACGACGGCCACGGCATCGCCGCCGACCAGCGCGAACGCGTCTTCGACCGGTTCGTCCGCCTGGACGAGGCGCGGGCCCGCGACGACGGCGGCAGCGGTCTCGGCCTGGCGATCGTCAAAGAGATCATCAACGGGTACGGCGGGAGCGTCACCGCCGCGGAGTCACCGCTGGGCGGCGCCCGGTTCACGGTCCGGCTCCCGTCTTCAGGCTGATTTCAGGAAGGCCGGCGCAGGCTGTGCCCGTAACCTCACCGGAAGGGCACATCACATGAACATCGCCAGGCTCCGCAGCAAGCGCGTGATCGTCTCCACCGTCGCGGTGGTCGCGGCCCTCGGCATCGGTGGCGGCGTGTGGGCCACCGCGGCCGGCGCCGACGTCGGCAGCGGCGAGCGCGACCGGGCCGGCACCGCCGCGGTGCAGGCGGTCGGCGGCGGCACAGTCGTCGACGTCGAGGCCGGCGACGACGACGGCGAGGCCTACGAGGTCGAGATCCGCAAGGACGACGGCACCGAGGTGGACGTCACGCTGGACGAGAACTTCGCGGTCGTCACCCAGGAGCCCGAAGCGGCCGAGACCGAGGACGGCGAGACCGAGGACGGCGAGACCGGCGGCACCGAGGCCGGCGACCGCGCCCTGACCGACGCGGAGCGCACCTCGGCCGAGCAGGCCGCGATCGCCGCGGTCGGCGCCGGCAGCACGATCCTCTCGCTCGAGGCGAGCGACGGCACCGGCGACGACGCCGGCGTCGCCTACGAGGCCGACGTGCGCGACAGCGCCGGCGCCGAGTGGGACGTGGACCTGGACGCGGCCTTCAAGGTCCTCACCAAGACCGAGGACCGGTAGCCGGGCCGGCCGGTGCGGGAGGGTGACCCCCGCACCGGCCGCCGGGCCGGCGAGCGCGCAGTGACCCGCGGACGCGGCCGGACTCTGCGAGAATGCGGGCATGGGCGACTCTGAGGAGAAGATCGGCCGGCGCGCGCTCTTCGGCCGGACCACGCTGCTGGCCGCGGGCGCCGCGGTCACGCTGCTGGGGCTGACCGGCTGCCCCGGCGGCGAGCAGGACGACAGCGACGATGACGACGGCGGCGATGACGACGACTGACGCGACGGTGCGGCCCCCGGCTCCGGCCGGGGGCCGCACCGCGTTCAGCGCGTGACGGTGCCGTTCAGCGCGTGACGGTGCCGTTCAGCGGGTGATGGTGAACTGTGAGCCGGGCTGGATGACGATGTCGCCGTCCGCCGAGTTCGTGATGGTCACGTTCGTCAGCACCGCGTTGCCGCGCGCGCCGCTCATCGCGAGGATGCCCGCGCCGTTGTTCGACCGGTCGATGCGCACGTTCGTGATCGCCACGTTCGGCATGTTCCCGCCGCCGGTCTTGAACTGGATGCCGTCGTAGGTGGAGTCGACGATCTCGGTGTCCCGGATGACCACGCCGGTGATGTCGCGCCCCTGCGGGAAGAGCGTGATCGCGCCGAACTCCTGGTCCTCGTTCCAGAACGCGCCGCCGGTACGGTACAGGCCGTTGTTCGCGATCAGCGTGGTCCCGCCGAACGGCAGCGGGCTGTGGTCGGTGGCCAGCATGATCCCGGGGTAGTTGGCCGTGTCGGACACCAGGTTGCCCTCGATCGAGTTGTTCGCGCCGCCGTAGATCGCGATCCCGTTCGCCCGCCACGGCAACTGCACCGTGTTGTTCAGGAACCGGTTACCGGACGCGATGTCCACGGACTGGTCGCGCACGTACGGGTTGGCCCACACCGCGAGCGAGTCGTCGCCCGTGGTCCGGAACGACGAGTTGACCACGCGCGAGTTCTTCGTACCGTTGCTGAAGTTGATGCCGTCCGCGAACGTGTTCCGGATGCGCATGCCGGAGAACTCGAGGTTGTTGCCCGGGTTCCAGTACGCGGGCGTGTCCGAGTAGTCGCGGCCGACCCAGGCGCCCACGTTGACGTGCTCGATCCACACGTTGCTGATCCGCGTGTCCCGGCCGAACCGTCCGTTGAGGCCGTGCCCGCGGTTGGCCCGGTTCTGCGTGTTGCCGAAGATCGCCAGGTCGGAGATCTGCGTGTTGTCGTCGATGTCGAACCCGACGTTGCCCTCGTGCGGGTGGTTGATGCCGCCGACCGCCTGGTGCGGCTGGGTGTCGGAGTAGAGCACGGTGTGCCACATGCCGGCGCCGCGGATCACCACGTTGCGCAGGCCGCGCTGGTTGTACTGGCCGCGGTTCGGGTCCGGGGAGAGGATCTTGGCTTCCTGACGCCAGCGGCCGGCCGGGATCCAGACGCAGGGGATCACGCCGTTCTCGTCGTCGGTGACCGCGCGCTGGATCGCCGCGGTGTCGTCCAGCCCGTCGTTCGGCACCGCGCCGTAGGTGGTGACCGACGTGCACCCGGCCGGCGCGGACGCGGGCGGCGCGACCTGCTCCAGGTCGATGAGGTCGATGACGTGGAACGCCGCGGTGTCACCGGCGTCGCGCTGCAGCCGGAACCGGGTGCCGGCCGGGTAGGACGTGCCGAGCAGCGCGCTGGTCTCGTCGAAGAGCCGGCGGGCGTCCGCGGACGGCGTGTTCGACAAACTCTCGGTGTCGTCCGTGGTGCCGTAGAGCCAGCTGTTCCGCGACGACAGCGTCAGCTTGCGGTGGAACTGGTCGTTGACGTACAGGCTGATGGTGTGGTCCTGGCCGCCGCCGTTCGGCGCGTCCGGCACGGAGTTGCGGACCACGATCGAGTTCGCCGGGACGGTGGACGTGAACTCGACGAACTGGCCGGTGCCGGTCAGCCGCACCGACTTCCGGCCGGACGACTCGGAACCGAAGTTGGTGTGCCCGAACGTGCGCAGCGGGTCCGCCTCCAGCAGCGTGCCGTTGTGCCGCGCGGCCTCGGCCTCGTACTCCGTGTAGGGCAGCGCGGCGCCGCGGCCGACCGCGATCGGCCGGGACAGCGCGTTGTTCGTCTCGTTCGTCTCCGGGACCGCGCCGGTCGCGTCCGCGGTGGCGGTCACGGTCGCGCCGCCGTTCACCGCGGTCCAGGTGCCGGCGATCGCGACGGTGGCGGTCGCACCGGCCGCGACGGACGGTGTCGCACCGGTCAGCGTGGTGCCGCCGACGGTGACCCGCGTGGTGGACGCGGCCGCCGTGGCGTTGCCGCGGTTCTGCACGGTGACCGAGAACGACACCGCGGCGCCGGCGGCCGGGTTCGCCGGCGTCGTGGTGACGCCGGTGACCTGCAGGTCCGGGCCGACCGGCGCCGGCGTCCAGTCGCCGATCACCTGCAGCTCGCCGATCTGGGCGCCGGGCGCGCCGGTGTTCGCGAAGAACTGCAGCTGGACGTCCGCGGCGCGGCCGGTGACCGGGATGGTGACGGTGTTGCGGTTCGCGGCCGGGTCGAACCGGTGGTCGGTGCGGGCCCGCAGCGGGGTGAACCCGGTGGCGGCCGCGGCCCGGCCGTTGACCTGCAGCTGCTGCGTACGGGCGGCCCAGATCGGGTCCGGGTTCAGCTTGATCACGAGGGCGGTGACGTCGGCGTCCGCGCCGAGCTTGACGGTCAGCGTGGCCGGGAAGCCGTTCGACTCCCAGTAGCTGCCGACGTTGCCGTCGGTGGCGTTCGGCGCGACGAACGAGAAGACCGTCGAGGACGCCTCGACCGGCTTGCCGGGCGCGAGGTCGGCGGCGGCCGCCCGGGCGGGCGTGGGGACGAGGGTGGCTGCGGCGACCGTGACCGCCGCCAGGAGAAGGTGCGTCAGCTTCATGAGCGTCCTGCTTTTCCGGGCGACGCAGCAGAAATTCCGGCCTTTTGCCGACTTCTTGCGGCGCGGGACATTCAATGTTTCAGATATGTCACTACTTCGTCAACGGTGGGTGCGCTGCACCCAGGCTCGCCCGCATGATCCGGCCTACAGTGGGCCGCATGGCTTCCTCACCGCTCGGCGACTTCCTGCGGCGCAGCCGGGACAAGGTCTCCCCCGCCGACGTCGGCATCTCCAGCACCGGCACGCGCCGGGTCGCCGGGCTGCGCCGCGAGGAGGTCGCGATGCTGGCCGGCGTCAGCGTCGACTACTACGTACGCCTGGAGCAGGGCCGCGAGCGCACGCCGTCCGCCCAGATGCTCGACGCGCTCAGCGGCGCGCTGCTGCTCGACGAGGACGCCCGCATGCACCTGTTCCGGCTGGCCGGCCTGGCCCCGCGCGGCGGCGTCGACACCGGCCCGGAGCGCGCCGACCCGGCGCTGCTCGCGCTGATGGACGCCTGGCCGGACAACCCGGCGCTGCTCTACGGCCGCGCCTACGACGTGCTCGCCGCGAACCCGCTGGCCGAGGCGCTGTTCAACGGCTTCCCGTTCTCCCGCAACCTGATGCTGACCGTCTTCCTCGACCCGGCCGCCCGCGCGCTCTACCGCGACTGGCCGACCGTCGCCGCCAACTCCGTCGCCGGCTTCCGGCTCGCCTTCGGGGCCGCCCCGCACCACCCGCGCATCCGCGCCGTGCTGACCACGCTGACCGAGCACAGCCCGGAGTTCCGCACGCTCTGGGCCGACCACCGCGCCCGCGGCAAGTCCCTCGAGGTCAAGTCGTTCCACCACCCCGAGGTCGGCGACGCCACGCTCCGCATGCACACGTTCGACGTCCGCGCCGCCCCCGGCCAGGAACTGGTCGTCTACCACGCCGACCCGGGCACCCCGTCCGCGGACACGCTGCGCCTCCTCGCCTCCGTCGCCGCGACCGCGCCGGCCACCGGCCTCAGCGCAGCGGGTACGGAATGAACGTGCTGCGGTTCTCGTCGAGGTCGAGCAGGCCGTTGATCGGGGCCGCCGCGCGCTGCGGGCAGTTCGACCGCTCGCACGTCTTGCAGCCGGGCCCGATCGGCGTCGCCGCGGCCACGTCGTGCAGGTCCGTCCCGGCCGAGTAGACCAGCCGGCCCGCGTGCCGGATCTCGCAGCCCAGTCCGATCGCGTAGACCTTGCCGGGCTGGCCGTACCCGCCGTGGTGCCGGGTGATCGTCCGGGCGATCCACAGGTAACGCTGCCCGTCCGGCATCGCGGCCACCTGGGTGACCACCCGGCCGGGCGCGCCGAACGCCTCGTAGACGTTCCACAGTGGGCACGTGCCGCCGGTACGGGAGAACGGGAAGCCGGTCGCGGACTGCCGTTTGGACAGGTTGCCGGCCCGGTCGACGCGCACGAACGAGAACGGCACGCCCCGGGCCCGCGGCCGCTGCAGCGTGCTGAGCCGGTGGCAGATGCTCTCCCAGCCCATCCCGAAGTGCTCGGTGAGCAGCTCGATGTCGTACCGGCGCTGCTCGGCCGCCTCCAGGAACCGCCCGTACGGCAGGATCAGCGCGGCCGCGAAGTAGTTGGCCAGCCCGACCCGGGTGAGGATCTGCGTCTGCACGTCGTCGAAGCGTTCCTCCTCGACGATCTCGTCGATCACGTCGGCGTACTCCAGCAGCGCCAGCTGCGCCGCCATCCGCATCGCCTCCTGCCCGGCCCGCAGCGACGTGGAGAGGTGCAGCGTGCGCGTCTGCGGCCGGTAGCGGTGCAGGTCACCGCCGAGCGCGGCGGCGTCGTCGTGCGCGATGCCGATGCCGTGCCGCTCCGCCAGGTGCGTGCGCAGCCGGGCCCGGACCTCGCCGCGGCGCAGCCCCATCGCGCCGGCCAGCCGCTCGGCCGCCTCGTCCAGGTCCGGCACGTAGTTCTGCCGCCGGTAGAAGAACTCGGTCACCTGGTCGTGCGGGGTACGGCCGAGCTGCTCCCGGTCGCCGACCAGTTCGGTGAGCTGGTCGGCGACCTGCCGGTACCGCCGGTGCAGGTCGATGACGGCCTCGGCGACGTCCGGCAGCCGGCCGGCGAACTCGGTCAGCGCCGCGACGCCACCGGCGCCGTCCAGTGCCTCGCGCAGCGCGGCGGCCAGCTGCGGCGTGGCGTGCGGGGAGAACACGCCGGGGTCGACGCCGAACAGCTCCGTCGCGCGGATCAGCACCGGCGCGGTCAGCGGCCGCACGTCGTGCTCGATCTGGTTGAGGTAGCTGGGCGAGATGCCGAGGTGCCGGGCCAGCTCGGTCTGGTTCAGCCCACGGTCCTCGCGCAGCCGGCGCAGCCGCGCCCCGGCGAAGATCTTCGTCATCGACCACCTCCGTTGGCAGTACTGCAAATATGCCGGTTAACAGGTTGGCAAGCCACCGCCGAAACTTCGCAGTAATTGGCTTCTTGCGTGCCTCGACGCCCTTTCCGCCCCCGTGTGACCGTGGGTTTCCAGCCACGGACGAAGGAGTGGGCGATGACGGCGGACGAACTGCGGCGCGAATGGGACACCGACCCGCGATGGAACGGCATCGCACGCTCGTACACCCCCGAGGACGTCATCCGGCTGCGCGGCGTCGTGCGGGAGGAACACACCCTCGCCCGGCGCGGCGCGCAGCGGCTCTGGCAGCTGCTGCACGACGAGGACTACGTGCCCGCGCTCGGCGCGCTGACCGGCAACCAGGCCGTGCAGATGGTCCGCGCCGGGCTGAAGGCGATCTACCTGTCCGGCTGGCAGGTCGCGGCGGACGCCAACCTCGCCGGCCACACCTACCCCGACCAGAGCCTCTACCCGGCCAACTCGGTGCCCGCGGTGGTCCGCCGGATCAACAACGCGCTGCTGCGGGCCGGGCAGATCGCCACCGCGGAGGGCGGCGACGGCGTCGACTGGCTCGCCCCTATCGTGGCGGACGCGGAGGCCGGCTTCGGTGGCGTGCTCAACGCGTACGAGCTGATGAACGCCCTGATCGTGGCAGGCGCCGCCGGCGTGCACTGGGAGGACCAGCTCGCCGCCGAGAAGAAGTGCGGGCATCTGGGCGGCAAGGTCCTGGTCCCGACCGGTCAGCACGTGCGGACGCTGGAGGCGGCCCGGCTCGCCGCGGACGTCGCCGGTGTGCCGTCCCTGATCATCGCGCGGACCGACGCCCAGGCCGCCACGCTGCTGACCACGGACGTGGACGAGCGGGACGCGCCGTTCGTCACCGGCGACCGTACCGCCGAAGGGTTTTACCGGTTCCGCAACGGCATCGACGCGTGCGTCGCCCGGGGCCTCGCCTACGCACCGCACGCGGATCTGCTGTGGATGGAGACCAGCACGCCGGACCTGGAGGTCGCCCGGCGGTTCGCCACCGCGATCAAGGAGCGGTACCCGGACCAGCTGCTGGCCTACAACTGCTCGCCGTCGTTCAACTGGCGCCGGCACCTGGACGAGACCACGATCGCGAAGTTCCAGCGGGAACTCGGCCACATGGGCTACCGGTTCCAGTTCATCACGCTGGCCGGCTTCCACGCGCTCAACTACTCGATGTTCGACCTCGCGCACGGGTACGCCAGCGACGGCATGCCCGCGTACGTGCGGCTGCAGGAGCGCGAGTTCGCCGCGGAGGCGCGCGGCTACACCGCGGTCAAGCACCAGCGGGAGGTCGGCACCGGCTACTTCGACCTGATCAGCACCGTGCTCAACCCGGCCGCGGAGACCACCGCGCTGCACGGCTCGACCGAGGCGGAGCAGTTCGCATGAGATACCGGATCAAGGG
This genomic window from Catenuloplanes niger contains:
- a CDS encoding response regulator transcription factor, which produces MRVLVVDDEVRFTRTLRAGLEAAGFAVDVAHDGVDGLWLARENTYDAIVLDLMLPKLNGYRVCATLRAERNWTPILMLTAKDGEWDQVEGLDTGADDYLTKPFSFPVLVARLRAVTRRGPRERPVLIEAGDVRLDPAARRVWRGDAEVELTAREFALLSHLARHKGDVVSKRDILDTVWGFDFDGDPNIVEVYVRHLRNKIDRPFGRETIQTVRGAGYRLGTDGA
- a CDS encoding sensor histidine kinase, with protein sequence MKVRATAGAVLVVAIALIAGAVALVVMVRESLRDGLEAQAEQQIATLATQLGAARPGTPGPDPAPAPDGTAPRTADEDDDEEPEDLVWQVIDASGAVAGASRSLPRALPAEDTARFTLPGADHPYLVRTDRAGGWTIAVGVSLEDVDNGTEALVTPLLTGIPLLLLVCAAVTWIVVARALAPIERIRREAEEITGDRLDRRVPEPASRDEVHRMARTMNRMLARLQASRERQQRFVADASHELRSPLTSIRQAAEVADALPAGYLAETVLEESARMSRLVDQLLVLTRAGEGAVTRTHADVDLDDLLLAEAARVRRAGLTVDTTGVAAGRVRADRVAMGQVVRNLADNAARHATARVAVALRRTADGVELTVDDDGHGIAADQRERVFDRFVRLDEARARDDGGSGLGLAIVKEIINGYGGSVTAAESPLGGARFTVRLPSSG
- a CDS encoding PepSY domain-containing protein, with the translated sequence MNIARLRSKRVIVSTVAVVAALGIGGGVWATAAGADVGSGERDRAGTAAVQAVGGGTVVDVEAGDDDGEAYEVEIRKDDGTEVDVTLDENFAVVTQEPEAAETEDGETEDGETGGTEAGDRALTDAERTSAEQAAIAAVGAGSTILSLEASDGTGDDAGVAYEADVRDSAGAEWDVDLDAAFKVLTKTEDR
- a CDS encoding CARDB domain-containing protein → MKLTHLLLAAVTVAAATLVPTPARAAAADLAPGKPVEASSTVFSFVAPNATDGNVGSYWESNGFPATLTVKLGADADVTALVIKLNPDPIWAARTQQLQVNGRAAAATGFTPLRARTDHRFDPAANRNTVTIPVTGRAADVQLQFFANTGAPGAQIGELQVIGDWTPAPVGPDLQVTGVTTTPANPAAGAAVSFSVTVQNRGNATAAASTTRVTVGGTTLTGATPSVAAGATATVAIAGTWTAVNGGATVTATADATGAVPETNETNNALSRPIAVGRGAALPYTEYEAEAARHNGTLLEADPLRTFGHTNFGSESSGRKSVRLTGTGQFVEFTSTVPANSIVVRNSVPDAPNGGGQDHTISLYVNDQFHRKLTLSSRNSWLYGTTDDTESLSNTPSADARRLFDETSALLGTSYPAGTRFRLQRDAGDTAAFHVIDLIDLEQVAPPASAPAGCTSVTTYGAVPNDGLDDTAAIQRAVTDDENGVIPCVWIPAGRWRQEAKILSPDPNRGQYNQRGLRNVVIRGAGMWHTVLYSDTQPHQAVGGINHPHEGNVGFDIDDNTQISDLAIFGNTQNRANRGHGLNGRFGRDTRISNVWIEHVNVGAWVGRDYSDTPAYWNPGNNLEFSGMRIRNTFADGINFSNGTKNSRVVNSSFRTTGDDSLAVWANPYVRDQSVDIASGNRFLNNTVQLPWRANGIAIYGGANNSIEGNLVSDTANYPGIMLATDHSPLPFGGTTLIANNGLYRTGGAFWNEDQEFGAITLFPQGRDITGVVIRDTEIVDSTYDGIQFKTGGGNMPNVAITNVRIDRSNNGAGILAMSGARGNAVLTNVTITNSADGDIVIQPGSQFTITR
- a CDS encoding helix-turn-helix domain-containing protein, which encodes MASSPLGDFLRRSRDKVSPADVGISSTGTRRVAGLRREEVAMLAGVSVDYYVRLEQGRERTPSAQMLDALSGALLLDEDARMHLFRLAGLAPRGGVDTGPERADPALLALMDAWPDNPALLYGRAYDVLAANPLAEALFNGFPFSRNLMLTVFLDPAARALYRDWPTVAANSVAGFRLAFGAAPHHPRIRAVLTTLTEHSPEFRTLWADHRARGKSLEVKSFHHPEVGDATLRMHTFDVRAAPGQELVVYHADPGTPSADTLRLLASVAATAPATGLSAAGTE
- a CDS encoding short-chain fatty acyl-CoA regulator family protein, translated to MTKIFAGARLRRLREDRGLNQTELARHLGISPSYLNQIEHDVRPLTAPVLIRATELFGVDPGVFSPHATPQLAAALREALDGAGGVAALTEFAGRLPDVAEAVIDLHRRYRQVADQLTELVGDREQLGRTPHDQVTEFFYRRQNYVPDLDEAAERLAGAMGLRRGEVRARLRTHLAERHGIGIAHDDAAALGGDLHRYRPQTRTLHLSTSLRAGQEAMRMAAQLALLEYADVIDEIVEEERFDDVQTQILTRVGLANYFAAALILPYGRFLEAAEQRRYDIELLTEHFGMGWESICHRLSTLQRPRARGVPFSFVRVDRAGNLSKRQSATGFPFSRTGGTCPLWNVYEAFGAPGRVVTQVAAMPDGQRYLWIARTITRHHGGYGQPGKVYAIGLGCEIRHAGRLVYSAGTDLHDVAAATPIGPGCKTCERSNCPQRAAAPINGLLDLDENRSTFIPYPLR
- the aceA gene encoding isocitrate lyase, whose translation is MTADELRREWDTDPRWNGIARSYTPEDVIRLRGVVREEHTLARRGAQRLWQLLHDEDYVPALGALTGNQAVQMVRAGLKAIYLSGWQVAADANLAGHTYPDQSLYPANSVPAVVRRINNALLRAGQIATAEGGDGVDWLAPIVADAEAGFGGVLNAYELMNALIVAGAAGVHWEDQLAAEKKCGHLGGKVLVPTGQHVRTLEAARLAADVAGVPSLIIARTDAQAATLLTTDVDERDAPFVTGDRTAEGFYRFRNGIDACVARGLAYAPHADLLWMETSTPDLEVARRFATAIKERYPDQLLAYNCSPSFNWRRHLDETTIAKFQRELGHMGYRFQFITLAGFHALNYSMFDLAHGYASDGMPAYVRLQEREFAAEARGYTAVKHQREVGTGYFDLISTVLNPAAETTALHGSTEAEQFA